AAATCCGTCGCAGCTGACCGATCCGGCCCGCGGCGCGAACCGCACCACGGCGGTTCCCGAGGTGACGGCGGCACCCGCCTACGTCTGGTAAACGGGGCCGGCGGGAGGCGGCGCCGCGCCGCCTCCCGCCGGCGATGAACGAGGCGATGGGCGAGGCAGGAGGATGGGCGGCGATGGCGATCGCCGGGGCGGCACGGGCCGGGCCGCGTGCCGCGACGCCGCCGATGGGGCGGAACCCCTACAACGCCTTCGACCTCGATTACGGTGAGGGCGAGATGATGGCGCAGGCCGGGCTGCTCGTCAGCCTCGGCCTCGCCGATCTCGGCTATCATCGGCGACCGCGCGGTGATCGCGGTCAATCAGGACCCGGCCGGCAACCAGGGCGTGATCGTCTCGCGCGACGGCGCCGGCGAGGTCCTGTTCAAGGCGCTGACCGGATCGGGACGCAAGGCGGTCGCGTTCGGCAATCGCGGGCGCCGGCGCCTGGATCTGTCGGCGCGGGTGGCGGACCTCGGCCTGTTCCCTCACCGCGCGCCTGACCGCGTGCGAACTGTGGAGCGGCGGCGTCAGCCGGCCCGCCGACGTGCCCGCCAGTTTCGAGGTCGCCGACACGGGATACAAGTCGCCCGAGCGGATGGTGGTGCGCCAATGAGTATTGGCGCCGATCGGCTTCCTGCCCCTCGGCGAGCCGCTGATGCTGGACGGCAGGAAGGACCACGCCGGGATCGGCGTCGCGGCAGGGACGCGGGTCGGCATCCGGCTGGCCGGACGATACGACCGCATGACGCTCGATCCCCGCACGCCGGGCTCGCAGACCGGGCGGTACGCGATGGTAGGCGACGGCAAGGTCCTGCGACGGGGGATCGCCGCGACGGCGGCGCGGCGGGTGACGATCGACGTACGCGGGGTCCAATGCATCGAACTGGTCGCTCCGCCCGCGACCAGGGAGCTGACCACGATCGCATGGCATTCGATGCGGCTCGAGATGCGCGCCGCGTCGGAGCACCGGCGCGGCGACGCCGGCCGGGCGACGCGCCCGGCCGGCCGACGACGATCAGAAGCGGAAGCGCGCGCCGCCGGTGATCGTCCGCCCCATCGCCCGAAGGCCGACGGGCAGTTCGGGGTAGGTGTAGTAGAAGCTCTTGTCGATATTCCCGAGGAGGTTCGACCCCTCGATGCTGAGCGTCAGGAACTTGAACGGCGTGTAGGTGATTGCGGCGTCGAGCCGCTGCGTCGGCCGCGACGAGATGGTCCAGATCTGGTCGATCGACGGCTCGCCGGTCTGGAACTTCGATCGCCAGTTATAGGCGACCCGGACGCCGAACATCGGCGTTTCGTAATAGCCGATCAAATTGTACGACCATCGCGAGGTGAAAGGCGCATCGCGCCGGACGAACTCATAGACGATCGGATCGTTCTCGTTCTGCTGCGGCAGCGGATTGGGAAGCGAGATATCGGCGACCGGGATGAAGGTCGCGTTCACCGTGGCGCCGAGATTGCGCAGCAGTCCGGGCAGGAAAGAGAAGAAGCCGGTCGCCTGCGCCTCGAACCCCTGCGTCTTGCCCGGACCCGAGTTGCGCGGCTTCTCGACGAAGCGCGCCTGCCCGCCGAGTTGCGGCACGTTTTCCCGCTGGCGGGTATAGAAGATGAAGCCGTTCTGGATCTTCGAGAAGGCACCGAAGGAAATGATGCCGCCGCGGCCGAAATACCATTCCAGCGACAGGTTGTAGTCGTCCGTGGTCGCCGGCCTCAATTGCGGGTTCCCTGCATAGACCGTCGCCAGGGGATTGCGATAATCCGTCGCGAAGAAGTTACGAAGGGCAAACAGACTCGGCCTCTGGACGTTATAGCTGTAGCTACCGCGCAATTGAAGCTTGTCGGTAAAGTGCACCGTCGCAAAGGCACTGGGAAGAATATCGACGTAATTGCCGCGAAGATTTTGGGTTTCGAACGTATCGGGGCCATATTCGTTAGGAATGGGCAGCCGTGTCACCGGATCGATCGCCTGCGGGCCGGGAACCAGGTTCCGGCCGTTGATCGAATTGTAGGTGTTCACGTAACGGACACCGACATTGCCGTCGATCGGGAAGCCGGCCTTGAAGGCGTAATCCAGGATCGCATAGGCGGCGAAGCTGTTTTCCCTGTTATCGCTCGTATTGCCCGTGTTGGCGGCCGACGGACGGACGGTGCCGAACAGCGATTCCACCCCCGCGTCCCTGCCGGGGCCATCCAGCCCCTGCGGATTGTTCGCGATGATGAACTGCCGCAGCGCCGGGAAGGCATTGAAGAGCTGCCCGCTGTCGAGCTGGACCCACGACACCGGGGAGCCGCCCGGAAGCTGGGGCGTGATGACGACGGTGTCGACGCCCGGAATGTTCGACAGCGGGATCTGCCGATCGGTGTCGAACCATCCGGCGTAGCGGTAGCTGTCCTTGAATGAATTCGTGTTCTTCGCGAAGCGCGCACCGAATTTCGCGGCCCGGAGCAGGCCGGACGGATCAAGTTCCTTCCAGATATCCACCTGGGCCGAGAATTGCGAGTTCCGCCCCTCGCCCAGATTGTCGTACAGCGCCTGCACGCGGGCCTGTTCGGGGTTCACCGGGTCGACGTTGTAGAAGTCGAAATACGGCCCGTTGTTCTGCGTCTTGGGCGAATCGAAATCGACCCGGAACCGATTGAGTCCGACGTAATTGCCGTTCTGCCCGTTCGAGTAATATTGGCTGTTGCTCCACTGATATTGCGCGCTGGCGTCGATCCTGACGCCGGGCGATTCGAAGTGGGTTTCGAAATTCGTGCGATAGGTGTTGCTGCTGCCCTGGCTTTGTCCGGCGTTGAAGCCCGCATCGACCCGCCCGCCGTTCACGACGCTGACGGTGCCGTCCGGGTTGCGCACCCCCAGGTTGACGACATCATATCCCAGCAGCACGCCGCTGGGCGCGATGCGCGGGTTCTGGATCGTGTAATAATCCTGCCGCGTAAGGGCGTAGATGGAATTGAACTGATCGGTGTAGGTCTCCCCGAAATACGATCCTTCGAGGACGAAGTTCAGCTTCGGACTGACGCGCCACTGCATCGCACCGCTGAGCGATTTCTGCTCGCGTCGTCCGTTGTTGGTGCCGTAGGCGGCGCGGAACGGCGCGACCAGCCGGTCGCGCTGATCCTCGGGCAGGCTCAGCCGGATCGTGCAGGTATCGCAGCCGAGCAGGAAGGGCGACTCGCTGTTGTTCGCCGCTTCGGCGTAATTCTGCTTCGCGTAGGCACCGTTCAGCAGGAACCCGATCTCGCCGATGCCGGTATCCATGCGGTTCGCCACCAGCAGGCTGGCCGAGGGGCTCCACAATTTGCCCTGTTCCGCATATTGGTCGCGCACGCTGCCGGCGATCGTCCATCCCTTGCGCAGTTCGAGCGGCCGGCGCAGTTCGACGTTCACCGAGCCGCCGACGCCGCCCTCGATCTGGTCGGCGGTCCGGGTCTTGTACACCTCGATCGACTTCACGAGTTCGGCGGGAACGCTCTCCAGGGCGAGCGTGCGTCCCTCGCCGCCGGGCAGCGGCGCGGTCGCGCCCTCGACCCCGTTGACGGTCGTCTGAACCCCGGCGAGGCCCCGGATGGTGAACCCGTTGCCGCGCCCCTGGCTGCGGGTCACGGCGACGCCGGTCACGCGCGCCATCGCGTCGACGACGTTGTTGTCGGGCAGCTTGCCCGCATCCTCGGCGGTTACGACATCGACGATCTGACGCGCCCGGCGCTTGCGGTCGATCGAGTCCTTCACGCTCTGGCGCAGCCCGGTGACGATGATGTCGCCGCCGGCGACGGTCGGCGACCCTTCGATCCGGGTGTCGCGCGTGCCCGCGGCCTTGGCGGCGCGAAGGCGGCGCCGCTCGGCCCGGCGCGCCTCGCGCGCAGCCTTGCGGATCGCGGCCCGTTCCGCCCGGGTGGGTTTCGCCGGCGCCTGCGCGGCCGCTTCCTGAGGTGCGGCGAAGCTCGTCGTGGGCACCGTCGCCATCACCAGAGCGGCCATCGCCGTTCCGAGCATCATCTTCCCGTGATCGGTGGTCGCGCCCATCTTCACCCCTCCCTATGGACTGTTCTTATATCGTATACTATAAGACTTTCGCCTCGCTGTCAACCGGAGGCAGGGTGAAATTGCGGAATGCGGCAGGAGGCCATTGTTTGGGGATCGTCATGACGCCCGACCGACCCTTACCTTCGGCGCCGGAACAGCCGCCCCGGCACCGTGGGACCCTCGCAAAAGTCTCCACCGTGCTCCTGCCTGCGCAGGAGCACGGCGTGGGCGCGGCGCTGCTGCATCCACTTTGCAAAGGTCCTGCTCAAGGGCGGGGAACAGAAAGAGGCTTTCACATAGGTCCCGCACCGTCGGGAAACCATCGAGCGACGCAACGAAGCCGGTCGTCGCTCGCGGCGTTCGGGCACCGCAATCCGTTTCCTGCGACCGCAACGGCGCAGGGCGGCTCCGCCGATCGCGCGCGTCGCCGCGACTGCGTCAGGAATCGAGTAGCGAGACTTCGGTGTCGACCAGCGCCAGTGCGATCAGGTCGACCATCGCCGCCTCAGCACCCTGCGGGTCGGCGCGCTCGATGGCGTCGAACAGCGTGCGGTGGTCCGGCACGGGATCGCGCGGCAGCGCGCGCTTGCGCTGCTTGTAGATCGTGGTCCAGGCGATCGCGGCCATGATCGAGCTGGCGAGCGCGATGATGAGGTCGTTGCGCGTCGCCTCCAGCATCGTCATGTGGAACTGCTGGTCCGCCATCCGGCCGCGTCCGTCGGCCAGCCCGTGCTCCGCCATCGTGGCCAGCGCCGCCCGCATCGCCTCGACATCCACCGCAGATCGCCGCGATGCCGCCAGCCGCGCCGCCGCGGGCTCGACCATCATCCGCATCTCGAACAGGTCGTGGATGAACTTGGCGCTGGGCTCGGCCTGGAACTGCCACGCCAGCAGGTCCGGATCGAGCAGGCTTCAGTGACGCCGCGCGCACACCCGGGTTCCCGTCTTCGGCCTGCTCTCGACCAGGCCCTTGGCGATCAGTACGCGGAATGCCTCGCGCAGGACCGATCGGGAAATGCCGATGCTCGCGGCGAAGTCGATCTCACTCGGGAAGACGTAGCCGGGGGCGAGTTCGCCCGACAGGATCTGCACCCCGATCTGCTGCGCCAGCGAGCCTTCGTCCCGCGCCCGTTCGCCCGGTCGAATGAGCGTACCCAGCCGTGTGAAGCCGCGCGCGTCGAAGCCTGTCCCCATCGCGCGGATCATACAAAATCCCAAATCGAAAGTCCAATGTCCATATATCGTATAAGGTATGTTGTTACTGTTTATTCTTTGTCGTAGCTTCCGGGCAACGATATCGTTCCGGAGTTGCCTATATGCGTCGTCCTTTGTTGCTGGGAGTGTTGCTGGCCGGCGTAACGCTGGCGGGCGCCGCCCCGATGGCACCGATATCGGCGGCACGCGTCGCACCCACCCCGACAACGATCTTCGCGCTGGGCGGCGTCACGGTGGCGCTTCGCCCCGACACGCAGACGCTCGCGCGTCTCTCCCCCAAGGCCGAACCCGCGTTCAGCTTCGTGCCGACCACGCGGGAGACGGAGCGCTCCGGCGACGGCTACAACCATATCGGCGACCTGAACGTGCGCCTGCGCACGCCCGGCGGCGCGTGGCGGGATTTCGCGTCCGCGCACCGGCGCGCGCCGATCCGCCCGCTCGCCGCGACCCGCGGCACGCTCGCCGCCGCCGACATGACCGCGACGATGGGCGCGGGCTTCCCGCTGACGGTCGTGCGGCGCTGGACCGACGAGCGCGGCGCGCTGGGGCTGCGCTTCACGCTCACCAACCGCGGCACGGCGCCGGTCGAGATCGGCGCGCTCGGGATGCCGATGGTGTTCGACAACATCATCACCGACCGCAGCCTGGACGAGGCTCATGCCCAGGCGAGCTTCGTCGATCCGTATATCGGCCGCGACGCCGGCTATCTCCAGGTCACGCGGCTGAACGGGCGCGGCCCCGCGCTGCTGGTCCTGCCCGCACGCGGCACCCCGCTGGAAGCCTATGTCCCCCTCAAGAACCCGGGCGAGGCGGGCGACGGCGCGATCTTCACCGACCGCAGCCCGCGCGGGCAGACGTCCGAGGGCTTCTACGACTGGACCGTCCACTCCGCGGGCTATGTCGAGCGCGAGTGGAAGAACGCGGGCACGCAGTGGAACACGCCCACGAGCCGGACGATCGCACCGGGACAGACGGTCGAGATCGGGGTCCGTCTGGTCCTTTCCCCCTCGATCCGCGCGATCGAGCCGACGCTGATCGCCAATGCGCGCCCGGTCGCGGTCGGCATCCCGGGCTATGTCGTGCCCACCGACCAGGTGGCGCAGCTCTTCCTCAAGGCACCGAGCGCGCTCGCCGGGGTCGAGAGCGAGCCCGCCGGCGCGCTGACCGCCACCCGTGCGGGCGACACGAAGGGCTGGACGCGGCTGAACGTCGCGGCGCGCGGCTTCGGCCCGGCGCGGCTGACGCTGCGCTATGCCGACGGCGAACGGCAGACGGTGAGCTATTACATCACCAAGCCGCTGGACCGCACCATGGCCGACCTCGGCCGCTTCTCCACGACGCGTCAATGGTACGAGGGCAAGGGCGACCGGTTCGGCCGCACGCCCTCCATCCTGACCTGGGACAATGAGGCGAAGAAGATCGTCGACGTCGAACCGCGCGTCTGGATCGCGGGGATGAGCGACGAGGGCGGCGGCGGGAGCTGGGTCGCGGCGACGATGAAGCAGCTCGACAACCCCGCGCCGGACGAGATCGCGAAGCTGGAACGGCTGATCGACGGCACGGTGGTCGGCAACCTCCAGGTGAAGGACGGCCCCCACGCCGGCGCCGTCAAGAAGAGCCTGTTCTATTACGCCCCCGCCAAATTCCCCGATGCGTACAAGGGCTTCCCCGCCGATGCGTGGAAATCCTGGACCTCGTGGAACGAGAAGGACGCCGGCGATCTCGGCCGTGCGTACAATTATCCACACGTCGCGATCGGCCACTGGGTGCTGTACCGCACCGCGCGCAACCATCCGGGGCTCGTCACCCGGCACGACTGGCGCTGGTATCTCGACCATGCCTATCGGACGACGGTCGCGATGATGCGCGACGCGCCGCATTATACCGAGTTCGGCTTGATGGAGGGCGACGTCTTCCTCGACATCCTGAAGGACCTGCAGCGCGAGGGGCTGACCGCCGAGGCGACCGAGATGGAGCGCCTGATGAAGAAGCGCGCCGACCATTGGCGCACGCTCAAATACCCCTTCGGGTCGGAGATGGCGTGGGATTCGACCGGCCAGCCGGAGGTCTACGCCTGGATGCGCTATTTCGATTACGCGCCCCAGGCCGACGTCACCCGCGAGGTGATCCTGGGCTACGATCCGACCATCCCCTCCTGGGGCTATAACGGCAATGCGCGCCGCTACTGGGACTTCCTCTACGGCGGCAAATATCCGCGGATCGAGCGGCAGATCCACCATTACGGGTCGGCGCTGAACGCGGTGCCGCTGTTCGACAGCTTCCGCCGCGATCCCAACGACCTCCACCTGCTCCGCGTCGCTTATGGCGGGATGATGGGCGGGATCACCAACATCGCCGAGGACGGCGCCTCGTCGGCTGCCTTCCATGCCTGGCCCGACATGATGAAGTGGGACCCGTACAGCGGCGACTACGGCATGGGGTTCTACGGCCATGCCATCGCGGCGGGGAGCTATTTGGTCGACGATCCGACCTTCGGCTGGATCGGTTTCGGCGGCGCGGTGACGCGGGCGCGCGATGCGGTGACGATCACGCCCGCGGACGGTGCGCGCGCACGGCTGTTCGTCGCGCCGGTTGGGCAATGGATCACGCTGGAGGCAGGCAAGATCCGCAGCGCGACCTATACCCCCGCGACCCGGCGGATCACGCTCGCGCTCGATCCGGCGACCGCGACGACCCCGGCGGCGCGGCTGTTCGTAGAGGCGACGACCGGGGGCGCGGCGTATCAGCCGGGCACGGGCCGGGCGGAGCGCGGCGGCTGGACCATCCCGCTGCCCGGCACGGCGACCGAGGTGGTGCTGGCGCCGCGTTGACGGCGGCGGAAGGCAATATCTGAGCCGTCGAAGGCGTAGACGCCCGCGCCGTGCGGCGCGGGCCTGCTCAGGTCGATCAGCGCTTCGCCCCCTCCTGATCGGTCGTACCGGGCGCGACCACCCGCAACAGCACCGTCCCGTGCGCGGGCACGCGCAGCCGAGTCTCGTCCGCCGCCAGAGCACGCCCGCGCCACACGTCGATGATACGCCCGCCCTGCGCGGCCAGCCCCGGCGGGACGTCGGCGTCGCGATCGGCGGTGGTGCGGTTGAAGATGGCGATCGCGACATCCCCGCCGGCGAGTGGCTTGCGCCAGGTCTCGATCCCGTCGACGCTGGTTTCGCGGCGTCCCTGCACGCCGAGCGAATCCTGGTCGATCGCGATCGCGCCCCCGTTCTCCAGGATCGCGGCGTCGCTCGCGCCCGTGAGGCGCAGGTCGTGGCCCATCAACAGCGGGGCGGCCTGGATCGCCCACAAGGTGAAGTGGGTGCGATATTCGTCCGCGCTCATCCCGCCGTTGCCGACCTCCAGCATATCGGGATCGTTCCACCCGCCCGGCCCCGCGTGCGGAAACTGGGGGTTCCGGACGAAGCCGATATCGGACATGGTCTTGTAATCGTCGGTGATGTCGCCCGTCGTGCGCCACAGGTGCCCGCCGACCGAACGTCCCCAGTCGGCGACGTCGAACCGGCCATATTGGCACAGCGAATAGACGATCGGCCGCCCCGTCGCGCGCAGCGCCGCGCCCATCTGATAATAGGTGCGCTTCACGCTGTCGGCGTCGGCGTAGAACCATTCGCCCGAGCACAGGTCGTATTTGAGGAAATCCACGCCCCAGCGCGCGAAGGTGCGCGCGTCCTGCTCGACATGGCCGTAGCTCCCCTCATAGCCGGCGCAGGTCTTCGGCCCCGGCGAGGAATAGATGCCGAGCTTCAACCCGCGGGCGTGGACGTAGTCGGCCAGCGCCTTCATGTCCGGGAACTTGGCGTTGGGCCGAAGCTCCCCGTCGGAGCCGCGGGTCCCCTGCCAGCCGTCGTCGATGTTGACGTAGACGTAGCCCGCGTCGCGCAGCCCGCTCGACACCATCGCGTCCGCCATCGCGCGCACCGTCGCGTCGTCGATCTTCTCCGCGAACCTGTTCCAGCTCGACCAGCCCATCGGCGGCGTCCGCGCGAGGCCGTCGTCGGGGAGCGAGCCGAGCGCGGGGAGCGGCGGTGCGGGGCGGAAGGTGCGCGCGGCGACCTCCGCCGGGGTGCCGCGGCGGCCGTCCTGCACCACGTGCGCATACCACATATCGCCGGTCAGGCGGACGCCGCGCGGCGTGAAGCGCGCGGTCCAGCGGCGCGTCGGATGCGCATTGTCGTTCAGGTTGCGCGTGTCGAAGGTCAGCGTGTCGCCGCGCAGCCGCGGGTTCTGCATCGCGATCGGGCCGTACCAGCGCGTCGTGATCTCCCCGCGCACACCGGCACCGTCGCGCTCGACGCGCATCATCGTGACCCCGGGGTAGGACGGCGCGCCATCGAACACCCAGCTTCCCGTGCGCGCCGGCGGCGCGGCGGCGGCGGGAAGCGCGAACAGCAACAGGCACAGCGCGGCCCATGCGCGACGGATCATGTCGGCCCTTTCGATTGGCAGTGGCGAAGGAAAAGAGGTCAGGCGTTGGCGGGTGCCTCGCGTTCGACGCTGCCGCGGCGACCGTAGAGGGCGTAGAGCGCCAGCCCGATGACGTTCCAGATCAGGAAGCGGGCGATCGTGGACGAGGGCAGGCTGAAGAGGAGGTAGAGGCAGCCCAGGATCGCGAGCGTCCCCACCACATAGGGCGCGGGACAGCGGAACAGCCGCGGCGCGTGGGGCGCGCGCCGGCGCAGCACCATCAGGCAGCCGCCGACCGCGATGAAGGCGAGCAACGTGCCCGCATTGGCGAGCTCGGCGATCTCGTCCAGCCGGAAGAAGCCGGCGACCGCTGCGATGGAGATGCCGGTCAGCACCGTGATGAGCGTCGGCG
The sequence above is drawn from the Sphingomonas adhaesiva genome and encodes:
- a CDS encoding glycoside hydrolase family 27 protein; the protein is MIRRAWAALCLLLFALPAAAAPPARTGSWVFDGAPSYPGVTMMRVERDGAGVRGEITTRWYGPIAMQNPRLRGDTLTFDTRNLNDNAHPTRRWTARFTPRGVRLTGDMWYAHVVQDGRRGTPAEVAARTFRPAPPLPALGSLPDDGLARTPPMGWSSWNRFAEKIDDATVRAMADAMVSSGLRDAGYVYVNIDDGWQGTRGSDGELRPNAKFPDMKALADYVHARGLKLGIYSSPGPKTCAGYEGSYGHVEQDARTFARWGVDFLKYDLCSGEWFYADADSVKRTYYQMGAALRATGRPIVYSLCQYGRFDVADWGRSVGGHLWRTTGDITDDYKTMSDIGFVRNPQFPHAGPGGWNDPDMLEVGNGGMSADEYRTHFTLWAIQAAPLLMGHDLRLTGASDAAILENGGAIAIDQDSLGVQGRRETSVDGIETWRKPLAGGDVAIAIFNRTTADRDADVPPGLAAQGGRIIDVWRGRALAADETRLRVPAHGTVLLRVVAPGTTDQEGAKR
- a CDS encoding DUF5695 domain-containing protein, yielding MRRPLLLGVLLAGVTLAGAAPMAPISAARVAPTPTTIFALGGVTVALRPDTQTLARLSPKAEPAFSFVPTTRETERSGDGYNHIGDLNVRLRTPGGAWRDFASAHRRAPIRPLAATRGTLAAADMTATMGAGFPLTVVRRWTDERGALGLRFTLTNRGTAPVEIGALGMPMVFDNIITDRSLDEAHAQASFVDPYIGRDAGYLQVTRLNGRGPALLVLPARGTPLEAYVPLKNPGEAGDGAIFTDRSPRGQTSEGFYDWTVHSAGYVEREWKNAGTQWNTPTSRTIAPGQTVEIGVRLVLSPSIRAIEPTLIANARPVAVGIPGYVVPTDQVAQLFLKAPSALAGVESEPAGALTATRAGDTKGWTRLNVAARGFGPARLTLRYADGERQTVSYYITKPLDRTMADLGRFSTTRQWYEGKGDRFGRTPSILTWDNEAKKIVDVEPRVWIAGMSDEGGGGSWVAATMKQLDNPAPDEIAKLERLIDGTVVGNLQVKDGPHAGAVKKSLFYYAPAKFPDAYKGFPADAWKSWTSWNEKDAGDLGRAYNYPHVAIGHWVLYRTARNHPGLVTRHDWRWYLDHAYRTTVAMMRDAPHYTEFGLMEGDVFLDILKDLQREGLTAEATEMERLMKKRADHWRTLKYPFGSEMAWDSTGQPEVYAWMRYFDYAPQADVTREVILGYDPTIPSWGYNGNARRYWDFLYGGKYPRIERQIHHYGSALNAVPLFDSFRRDPNDLHLLRVAYGGMMGGITNIAEDGASSAAFHAWPDMMKWDPYSGDYGMGFYGHAIAAGSYLVDDPTFGWIGFGGAVTRARDAVTITPADGARARLFVAPVGQWITLEAGKIRSATYTPATRRITLALDPATATTPAARLFVEATTGGAAYQPGTGRAERGGWTIPLPGTATEVVLAPR
- a CDS encoding TonB-dependent receptor, which encodes MGATTDHGKMMLGTAMAALVMATVPTTSFAAPQEAAAQAPAKPTRAERAAIRKAAREARRAERRRLRAAKAAGTRDTRIEGSPTVAGGDIIVTGLRQSVKDSIDRKRRARQIVDVVTAEDAGKLPDNNVVDAMARVTGVAVTRSQGRGNGFTIRGLAGVQTTVNGVEGATAPLPGGEGRTLALESVPAELVKSIEVYKTRTADQIEGGVGGSVNVELRRPLELRKGWTIAGSVRDQYAEQGKLWSPSASLLVANRMDTGIGEIGFLLNGAYAKQNYAEAANNSESPFLLGCDTCTIRLSLPEDQRDRLVAPFRAAYGTNNGRREQKSLSGAMQWRVSPKLNFVLEGSYFGETYTDQFNSIYALTRQDYYTIQNPRIAPSGVLLGYDVVNLGVRNPDGTVSVVNGGRVDAGFNAGQSQGSSNTYRTNFETHFESPGVRIDASAQYQWSNSQYYSNGQNGNYVGLNRFRVDFDSPKTQNNGPYFDFYNVDPVNPEQARVQALYDNLGEGRNSQFSAQVDIWKELDPSGLLRAAKFGARFAKNTNSFKDSYRYAGWFDTDRQIPLSNIPGVDTVVITPQLPGGSPVSWVQLDSGQLFNAFPALRQFIIANNPQGLDGPGRDAGVESLFGTVRPSAANTGNTSDNRENSFAAYAILDYAFKAGFPIDGNVGVRYVNTYNSINGRNLVPGPQAIDPVTRLPIPNEYGPDTFETQNLRGNYVDILPSAFATVHFTDKLQLRGSYSYNVQRPSLFALRNFFATDYRNPLATVYAGNPQLRPATTDDYNLSLEWYFGRGGIISFGAFSKIQNGFIFYTRQRENVPQLGGQARFVEKPRNSGPGKTQGFEAQATGFFSFLPGLLRNLGATVNATFIPVADISLPNPLPQQNENDPIVYEFVRRDAPFTSRWSYNLIGYYETPMFGVRVAYNWRSKFQTGEPSIDQIWTISSRPTQRLDAAITYTPFKFLTLSIEGSNLLGNIDKSFYYTYPELPVGLRAMGRTITGGARFRF
- a CDS encoding FadR/GntR family transcriptional regulator, which codes for MIRAMGTGFDARGFTRLGTLIRPGERARDEGSLAQQIGVQILSGELAPGYVFPSEIDFAASIGISRSVLREAFRVLIAKGLVESRPKTGTRVCARRH
- a CDS encoding FadR/GntR family transcriptional regulator; translation: MRMMVEPAAARLAASRRSAVDVEAMRAALATMAEHGLADGRGRMADQQFHMTMLEATRNDLIIALASSIMAAIAWTTIYKQRKRALPRDPVPDHRTLFDAIERADPQGAEAAMVDLIALALVDTEVSLLDS